One genomic segment of Leptospira yasudae includes these proteins:
- a CDS encoding FecR family protein, with translation MKRIEMLFFAVCIAAFSAACGKKQTDPHKGAITFIKGDVSVQRGDQKRKASVSQVIEAGDTIVTGHQSVATLVFGENSYVIEIESDSEFQVKADADEKSFLQNKGSSWILANKLLKTDRMSLHTPTTTAGVRGTKFYTSIYEDMTFTCHCEGQIELENMQSHSKKINDSDYLAVTKGNKTIYITPADLQKSNVPYSHEHSDLENSQLGAQSKMTPEQFRIVLDLAKKKLATP, from the coding sequence ATGAAAAGAATCGAGATGTTGTTCTTTGCGGTTTGTATCGCCGCGTTCTCGGCCGCTTGCGGAAAAAAACAAACCGATCCGCACAAAGGCGCGATCACATTCATCAAGGGCGATGTGAGCGTTCAGAGAGGGGATCAAAAACGCAAGGCCTCCGTTTCGCAAGTGATCGAAGCCGGAGATACGATCGTAACCGGACATCAATCGGTCGCCACGCTAGTATTTGGGGAGAATTCTTACGTGATCGAAATCGAATCGGATTCCGAGTTTCAAGTCAAGGCGGACGCCGACGAGAAGTCGTTTCTTCAGAACAAAGGAAGTTCTTGGATTCTTGCAAACAAACTTCTTAAGACCGATCGGATGAGTCTTCATACGCCGACTACGACCGCGGGAGTGCGAGGAACCAAATTTTATACTTCGATCTACGAGGATATGACGTTCACCTGTCATTGTGAAGGTCAGATCGAATTGGAAAATATGCAGAGTCATTCCAAAAAGATCAACGATTCCGATTACTTAGCCGTAACCAAAGGAAACAAAACGATTTACATCACACCCGCCGATTTACAAAAATCGAATGTACCTTACAGCCATGAACACAGCGATTTGGAAAATTCGCAGTTAGGCGCTCAGAGCAAAATGACGCCGGAACAATTTCGAATCGTTTTGGACTTGGCTAAAAAGAAACTCGCAACCCCTTAA
- a CDS encoding AraC family transcriptional regulator, translating to MEYLNSSLTFFIYFGAANAFFYSILESIKKTPINPTLILIQCLTGSILLRYAWYFEPSLLAIPYLFCFLFTGITLVGPLVYVYVKSHLHKISEGRISFREIGARYWFHFIPAVVFAVFEIAYFLQGPDVLKEAVSNSFRRFQWDPIHLATFLACIQVSLYSILCLRVYLRISRKYEIYELKLVWIILLLPVLANVLIGSAFFLKNELLFKTGASCIVWVVLLMFVLRENHPAFFNEMTVAIQSSKYQNTVLLSEEILQADLKLKEMMESRAFYRDGELRLIDLAAGLGLSLHQTSRYLNEVQRMSFYELINHYRVQEACRLLLEEPQKAVLDIGFEVGFNSKSAFNSQFLKATGLSPALYRKNRLSSR from the coding sequence ATGGAATATCTGAATTCGAGTCTGACATTCTTTATTTACTTCGGAGCGGCGAACGCCTTCTTCTATTCGATTTTGGAATCGATCAAAAAAACTCCGATCAATCCGACTTTGATCCTCATTCAATGTCTTACCGGAAGCATTTTACTTCGTTATGCCTGGTATTTCGAACCTTCGCTGCTTGCGATTCCGTATCTATTCTGTTTTTTATTTACGGGAATCACGCTCGTAGGTCCGCTCGTGTATGTTTACGTAAAATCCCATCTCCATAAAATCTCCGAAGGAAGGATTTCTTTTCGGGAAATCGGAGCCAGATACTGGTTTCATTTTATACCCGCGGTCGTATTCGCGGTTTTCGAGATCGCGTATTTTTTGCAGGGACCGGACGTTTTGAAAGAGGCGGTTTCGAACAGCTTCCGCAGATTTCAATGGGACCCGATTCATCTCGCGACTTTCCTTGCCTGCATTCAAGTTTCCTTATATTCCATTCTTTGTCTGCGCGTTTATCTGCGGATCAGCCGCAAATACGAGATCTACGAATTGAAACTCGTGTGGATCATTCTTCTTTTGCCCGTATTGGCGAACGTCCTCATCGGCTCGGCCTTCTTTTTGAAAAACGAACTTCTGTTTAAAACGGGGGCCTCCTGCATCGTTTGGGTCGTTCTTCTGATGTTCGTGCTGCGGGAGAATCACCCCGCGTTTTTCAACGAGATGACCGTAGCGATCCAAAGTTCCAAGTATCAAAACACCGTTTTGTTAAGCGAAGAAATTCTGCAAGCCGATCTGAAGCTCAAGGAGATGATGGAAAGCCGGGCTTTTTATCGGGACGGAGAATTGAGACTGATCGATCTTGCGGCGGGCCTCGGTTTGAGTCTGCATCAGACGTCCCGTTATCTCAACGAGGTTCAGAGAATGAGTTTTTACGAACTCATCAATCATTATCGCGTTCAGGAAGCGTGCCGGCTTTTGCTCGAAGAACCCCAGAAGGCCGTGTTGGATATCGGATTCGAAGTGGGATTCAATTCCAAATCTGCGTTCAACTCTCAATTCTTAAAAGCCACGGGCCTGTCGCCCGCGCTCTACCGGAAAAACAGACTTTCTTCCCGGTAA
- a CDS encoding C45 family peptidase produces MKRKTHPLAVVHLKGTQEEMGRQFGEIMKNIGEFEPIFDFYPVMARNLLLGSLPRDKRNFPAKGFLSMYLKFSQNQMRKRRPEEFSKRTIAALQAAGKTAKIEKDLFTMDAFQNSVGLLGAIQMLPELAHFGGFGKSQLVPACTSAAVWGSHSKDGMLYHARNFDFPGVDVWDLRPVVVFCTPTNGLRYGYVTCRGADAPGITAFNEAGLTLSFHTRFHKKIGSKGLGVIDFGHKIISEAHNIDEAVEIARKHKINSTWGAIVTSFRDKGSKAAVIETNFGDMDVTYSQAGSESFVNTNHYLSPRLQNGEILASPVFYNHTLGRYKRAHQILAASRSKGTSAKDLQNLLNDTVDPSSGEFRVMGSTIRQITSVKSVVMSPEAQKLYISVGAAPTGEGPYLEIPIVWENAPGYSIVDPSVDLSGKKSKTKKNQTSSTQGTAIELYKEAMLINDNPQLGGIPEMFDQLQQAKKLLQKDPALSFLQAILKLETGEWNEAIRLLEESAAYESGPFRKNQAHLWLARTQSAIGKKKTADHYYEKVMNGPNTTDGLIWKKKAAEDKGGYSKRKLKQVSPNFLLVDVNEL; encoded by the coding sequence ATGAAACGCAAAACACATCCTCTCGCAGTCGTACATCTCAAAGGAACCCAGGAAGAAATGGGACGTCAGTTCGGTGAAATCATGAAGAACATCGGAGAGTTCGAACCGATCTTCGATTTTTATCCGGTCATGGCGCGCAACTTACTCTTAGGAAGCCTTCCCCGCGACAAACGCAACTTTCCCGCAAAAGGATTCCTATCCATGTATCTCAAGTTCTCGCAGAATCAAATGAGAAAACGCAGGCCGGAAGAATTTTCTAAACGGACAATCGCCGCGTTGCAAGCCGCGGGTAAAACGGCCAAGATCGAGAAGGATCTGTTCACGATGGATGCGTTTCAAAACTCGGTGGGACTTTTAGGCGCGATCCAGATGTTGCCCGAACTCGCTCACTTCGGCGGATTCGGTAAATCTCAATTGGTTCCCGCTTGCACGAGCGCTGCAGTCTGGGGAAGTCACAGCAAGGACGGAATGTTATATCACGCCCGCAACTTCGACTTTCCGGGAGTCGACGTATGGGATTTACGACCCGTGGTGGTTTTTTGCACTCCCACTAACGGCCTTCGATACGGATACGTCACTTGCAGAGGAGCGGACGCTCCCGGAATCACGGCGTTCAACGAAGCGGGATTGACTCTTTCGTTTCACACCCGCTTTCATAAAAAGATCGGATCCAAGGGTTTGGGAGTGATCGACTTCGGGCATAAGATCATTTCCGAAGCGCATAACATCGATGAGGCGGTCGAGATCGCGAGAAAACACAAAATCAACTCCACGTGGGGAGCGATCGTTACGAGTTTCCGGGACAAAGGTTCGAAGGCCGCCGTCATCGAAACCAACTTCGGCGATATGGACGTTACGTATTCCCAAGCGGGTTCGGAATCCTTCGTAAACACCAATCACTATTTGAGTCCGCGTCTGCAAAACGGAGAGATCTTGGCTTCTCCTGTTTTTTACAATCACACTCTCGGAAGATACAAACGCGCGCACCAAATTCTCGCCGCAAGCCGTTCCAAAGGAACGAGCGCAAAGGATCTGCAGAATTTGTTAAACGATACGGTTGATCCGAGCAGCGGAGAATTCCGAGTCATGGGTTCCACGATACGGCAAATCACTTCTGTTAAATCGGTGGTGATGAGTCCGGAAGCGCAAAAACTTTATATCTCGGTCGGGGCCGCGCCGACGGGAGAAGGACCGTATCTCGAGATTCCCATCGTCTGGGAGAACGCACCCGGTTATTCGATCGTCGATCCGAGCGTCGACCTCAGCGGAAAAAAATCGAAAACAAAGAAGAATCAAACTTCTTCTACGCAAGGAACCGCCATCGAACTTTATAAAGAAGCGATGTTGATCAACGACAATCCGCAGTTAGGCGGAATCCCCGAGATGTTCGATCAACTGCAGCAGGCAAAGAAACTTCTGCAGAAAGATCCGGCGCTTTCCTTTTTACAAGCGATACTCAAATTGGAAACGGGAGAATGGAATGAAGCGATCCGTCTTTTAGAGGAATCGGCCGCGTACGAATCCGGGCCGTTCCGAAAGAACCAGGCTCATCTTTGGCTCGCACGCACCCAATCCGCGATCGGAAAGAAAAAAACGGCGGATCACTATTACGAAAAGGTAATGAACGGCCCGAACACGACGGACGGTTTGATTTGGAAAAAGAAAGCCGCCGAGGACAAAGGCGGTTATTCCAAACGAAAATTGAAACAAGTTTCTCCGAATTTTCTGTTGGTCGACGTGAACGAGCTCTGA
- a CDS encoding nuclear transport factor 2 family protein, with protein sequence MNLEEAKNFCVRWLSAWTGNRPEHLLTFYADDAFYSDPTAKKGFQGHGKLLPYFKILLRNNPNWVWTHEEIIPNEKGFVLKWKAVIPVRDTEVIEYGMDIVEVENEKITRNEVYFDTRKLMETIQNR encoded by the coding sequence ATGAATTTGGAAGAAGCAAAGAATTTCTGTGTTCGCTGGTTGTCCGCTTGGACCGGCAATCGGCCGGAACATCTTCTCACTTTTTATGCAGACGACGCGTTTTATTCCGATCCGACCGCAAAGAAAGGATTCCAAGGTCACGGAAAACTTCTTCCCTACTTTAAGATTTTACTTCGGAATAATCCGAACTGGGTTTGGACTCACGAAGAAATCATTCCGAACGAGAAAGGATTCGTTTTAAAATGGAAAGCGGTGATTCCCGTTCGGGATACGGAAGTGATCGAATACGGAATGGACATCGTGGAAGTGGAAAACGAAAAGATCACACGCAACGAAGTGTATTTCGACACGAGAAAGTTGATGGAAACGATTCAGAATCGCTGA